In Aspergillus nidulans FGSC A4 chromosome IV, a single window of DNA contains:
- a CDS encoding SGNH/GDSL hydrolase family protein (transcript_id=CADANIAT00000299), translated as MRAPITVSTTPGPAFLSRVSVGILLLLTFLTTASAASAIPALSTASLPEVTQQQHEDEYDLQPRSTKPFLLRVMPLGASITVGYMSSDENGYRKYLREQLRYAGWGVDMVGSLANGTMKDNQNEGHFGDTIDHIAEAAVNSTRLQPNVILIKYSNLLSLTSSSAYTCGSAGTNDCFQNIEINDADTRLDALITHLFASIPNTTIILSTLLPNEFASRAVRRVSQEYRNLVARRRSRGDRLVLAEMSYFITNDQLVDGTHPSDTGYKMMAAVWWSAIQTAEKEGKLSAPNIVTKSVLKDLVGINGTAQTEGKGLDDGPVEDPQLPEYNAPGQPGGSGGEGGAVALGSGLRVKLGLGMVGLWIVCEFF; from the exons ATGAGAGCCCCCATAACGGTGTCGACAACACCTGGACCGGCATTTCTATCCAGAGTATCCGTCggcattcttctcctccttaCATTCCTTACCACAGCctctgccgcctccgccatCCCCGCGCTCTCCACCGCGTCGCTGCCTGAAGTTACACAGCAGCAACACGAGGATGAATACGATCTTCAGCCACGCTCGACAAAACCCTTCCTCCTACGGGTAATGCCGCTCGGTGCCTCGATCACCGTCGGGTACATGTCCAGTGATGAGAATGGTTACCGCAAGTACCTTCGCGAGCAGCTGCGGTATGCAGGGTGGGGGGTGGACATGGTGGGAAGTCTGGCGAATGGGACGATGAAGGATAAT CAAAACGAAGGCCATTTTGGCGACACAATCGACCATATCGCCGAGGCGGCGGTCAACTCTACACGGCTGCAGCCCAATGTCATCCTAATCAAGTATTCaaacctcctctccctcacTTCTTCTAGTGCTTACACGTGCGGCAGCGCCGGCACAAATGACTGCTTCCAGAATATCGAGATCAACGACGCCGACACTCGTCTCGATGCCCTAATCACGCACCTCTTCGCCTCGATCCCCAACACCACGATCATCCTCTCTACCCTGCTCCCCAACGAGTTCGCTTCGCGCGCCGTGCGACGCGTGAGCCAAGAATATCGAAACCTCGTCGCGCGGCGACGATCACGTGGCGACCGACTGGTCCTGGCAGAGATGAGCTACTTTATCACGAACGACCAGCTCGTCGACGGAACACACCCGAGCGATACCGGGTACAAAATGATGGCGGCTGTCTGGTGGTCTGCAATCCAAACGGCcgagaaggaggggaaaCTGAGCGCACCGAACATCGTGACGAAGAGCGTGCTAAAGGATCTGGTGGGGATAAATGGGACCGCGCAGACCGAGGGAAAAGGACTGGATGACGGGCCCGTTGAAGATCCGCAGTTGCCCGAGTATAACGCCCCGGGGCAGCCTGGGGGAAGCGGTGGCGAGGGGGGTGCGGTGGCGCTGGGATCTGGGCTACGAGTCAAGCTGGGATTGGGCATGGTAGGGCTATGGATTGTTTGTGAGTTTTTCTGA
- a CDS encoding S53 family peptidase (transcript_id=CADANIAT00000298), with the protein MAATGRFTAFWNVASVPALIGILPLAGSHLRAVLCPVCIWRHSKAVCAPDTLQAMRAFTRVTAISLAGFSCFAAAAAAAFESLRAVPDGWIYESTPDPNQPLRLRIALKQHNVAGFEQALLDMSTPGHSSYGQHFGSYHEMKQLLLPTEEASSSVRDWLSAAGVEFEQDADWINFRTTVDQANALLDADFLWYTTTGSTGNPTRILRTLSYSVPSELAGYVNMIQPTTRFGGTHANRATVRAKPIFLETNRQLINAISSGSLEHCEKAITPSCLADLYNTEGYKASNRSGSKVAFASFLEEYARYDDLAEFEETYAPYAIGQNFSVISINGGLNDQDSTADSGEANLDLQYIIGVSSPLPVTEFTTGGRGKLIPDLSSPDPNDNTNEPFLDFLEAVLKLDQKDLPQVISTSYGEDEQTIPEPYARSVCNLYAQLGSRGVSVLFSSGDSGVGAACQTNDGKNTTHFPPQFPASCPWVTAVGGTNGTAPESGVYFSSGGFSDYWARPAYQNAAVESYLRKLGSTQAQYFNRSGRAFPDVAAQAQNFAVVDKGRVGLFDGTSCSSPVFAGIVALLNDVRLKAGLPVLGFLNPWLYQDGLNGLNDIVDGGSTGCDGNNRFNGSPNGSPVIPYAGWNATEGWDPVTGLGTPDFAKLKALVLDA; encoded by the exons ATGGCAG CGACTGGACGATTCACTGCCTTCTGGAATGTCGCGAGCGTGCCCGCCTTGATTGGCATTCTCCCCCTTGCTGGATCTCATTTAAGAGCTGTCCTTTGCCCTGTCTGTATCTGGCGTCACTCGAAGGCCGTTTGTGCACCAGACACTTTGCAAGCCATGCGCGCCTTCACCCGTGTAACGGCCATCTCCCTGGCCGGTTTCTCCTGCTtcgctgctgcggcggctgcgGCTTTTGAGAGCCTGCGAGCTGTCCCTGACG GCTGGATCTACGAGAGCACCCCCGACCCTAACCAACCGCTGCGTCTACGCATCGCGCTGAAACAGCACAATGTCGCCGGCTTCGAGCAGGCACTGCTGGATATGTCCACACCCGGTCACTCCAGCTACGGGCAGCATTTCGGCTCCTACCACGAGATgaagcagctgcttctcCCTACCGAGGAGGCGTCCTCCTCGGTGCGAGACTGGCTCTCGGCGGCGGGCGTTGAGTTCGAACAGGACGCCGACTGGATCAACTTCCGCACGACCGTCGACCAGGCTAACGCCCTCCTCGACGCCGATTTCCTCTGGTACACAACGACCGGCTCGACGGGCAACCCGACGCGGATCCTCCGAACCCTCTCCTACAGCGTTCCCAGCGAGCTCGCTGGATACGTCAACATGATCCAGCCGACTACGCGTTTCGGCGGCACGCATGCCAACCGGGCCACCGTTCGCGCGAAGCCGATCTTCCTCGAGACCAACCGGCAGCTCATCAACGCCATCTCCTCTGGCTCGCTCGAGCACTGCGAGAAGGCCATCACCCCATCGTGCCTGGCGGATCTGTACAACACTGAAGGGTACAAGGCGTCCAACCGCAGCGGGAGCAAGGTGGCCTTTGCCTCCTTCCTCGAAGAGTACGCGCGCTACGACGATCTCGCCGAGTTCGAGGAGACCTACGCTCCCTATGCGATCGGGCAGAACTTCTCGGTTATCTCCATCAACGGCGGCCTCAACGACCAGGACTCCACGGCCGACAGCGGCGAGGCGAACCTCGACCTGCAGTACATCATCGGCGTCTCGTCGCCGCTACCTGTGACCGAGTTCACAACCGGTGGCCGCGGCAAGCTCATTCCTGACCTCTCCTCCCCCGACCCGAATGACAACACCAACGAGCCTTTCCTTGACTTCCTTGAGGCCGTCCTCAAGCTCGATCAGAAAGACCTGCCCCAGGTCATCTCGACCTCCTACGGCGAGGACGAGCAGACAATCCCTGAGCCGTACGCCCGCTCCGTCTGCAACCTGTACGCTCAGCTCGGTTCCCGCGGCGTGTCTgtgctcttctcctcgggTGACTCTGGCGTCGGCGCCGCCTGCCAGACCAACGATGGCAAAAACACGACGCACTTCCCGCCGCAGTTCCCGGCCTCTTGCCCCTGGGTGACCGCCGTCGGCGGCACGAACGGCACAGCGCCCGAATCCGGTGTATACTTCTCCAGCGGCGGGTTCTCCGACTACTGGGCGCGCCCGGCGTACCAGAACGCCGCGGTTGAGTCATACCTGCGCAAACTCGGTAGCACACAGGCGCAGTACTTCAACCGCAGCGGACGCGCCTTCCCGGACGTCGCAGCGCAGGCGCAGAACTTCGCTGTCGTCGACAAGGGCCGTGTCGGTCTCTTCGACGGAACGAGCTGCAGTTCGCCTGTATTTGCGGGCATCGTGGCGTTGCTCAACGACGTGCGTCTGAAGGCAGGCCTGCCCGTGCTGGGATTCCTCAACCCTTGGCTCTACCAGGATGGCCTGAACGGGCTCAACGATATCGTGGATGGAGGGAGCACCGGCTGCGACGGGAACAACCGGTTTAACGGATCGCCAAATGGGAGCCCCGTAATCCCGTATGCGGGTTGGAACGCGACGGAGGGGTGGGATCCTGTGACGGGGCTGGGAACGCCGGATTTCGCGAAGCTGAAAGCGCTCGTGCTTGATGCTTAG